Proteins from a genomic interval of Crassostrea angulata isolate pt1a10 chromosome 7, ASM2561291v2, whole genome shotgun sequence:
- the LOC128192390 gene encoding uncharacterized protein LOC128192390, with protein MATRKSSKRQKTSGNSLDMSNYLNWPAGTLREKLLEVNISAASNFPISVLRKLYVDNVLGNASTDEIRTVPVVSTDNAVQSSLPSTNQQSPPSSTQFAEQPSSSSSLLLSEQASTDNTTLGIRTTYQNSATSGSQNPSTTDSSSPAVIESLVHTVQSLQTMVSSLTSLITTKETNLKSSPAFNLQEYYKSDVISHTSRKFGTHPEDLPQMELISNSLRKQILEDEQIQKTGSPSRQTTSSLPTHGGYSLEPSHRIKELMKDSVSGSTRATYNSGYQAFLKFNRMNNLCDNVSESTLMQFVTYCYDSMHLSYQTIKIYLCGIRHHLTLLSKHNPFTDSAENLPRLHMLLNGIKRQSQSFQPSRQPITFPVLTDLCNILQNGVFSKYMDTLMTTVCVVAFFGFLRCAEFTCKTSFDPFVNLCLNDVQFYNDHAVLFLKQSKTDPFRKGVAIKLFKNHTKLCPFEQLKSYLYARNIIFDPKVHIPLFITENGSALNRCNFLSMLKEIVKRTNHADSHITGHSFRIGAASSAAKARIEDHLIKSLGRWTSDSYVRYIRTPDSAIKHAQQSMIHVS; from the exons ATGGCGACCAGAAAAAGTTCCAAGAGACAGAAAACTTCAGGCAACTCTCTTGACATGAGTAATTATTTAAATTGGCCTGCCGGTACCCTAAGAGAAAAACTGTTAGAAGTGAATATAAGTGCCGCTTCAAACTTCCCTATATctgttttaagaaaattgtatGTGGATAATGTATTAGGTAACGCGTCTACAGATGAAATCCGGACCGTTCCTGTTGTTTCTACAGACAATGCTGTTCAATCGAGCCTTCCATCGACTAATCAGCAAAGTCCACCAAGCTCAACGCAATTCGCCGAACAGCCAAGTTCATCAAGCTCACTGCTATTATCCGAACAAGCCTCTACCGACAACACGACTTTGGGTATACGTACGACTTACCAAAACAGTGCGACTTCCGGTTCGCAAAACCCATCAACAACTGACTCCAGTTCCCCAGCAGTTATCGAGTCTTTAGTACACACAGTACAGAGTCTACAGACTATGGTTTCTAGTCTAACTTCACTGATCACGACTAAGGAAACCAACCTGAAGAGTTCTCCTGCTTTTAACTTGCAGGAGTACTATAAGTCGGACGTAATCAGTCATACATCGAGGAAATTCGGAACACACCCCGAAGACCTGCCCCAAATGGAATTGATTTCAAACTCCTTAAGGAAGCAAATACTAGAAG ATGAACAAATTCAGAAGACTGGCTCCCCAAGCAGACAGACTACCTCATCCCTGCCCACCCATGGTGGATATTCTCTGGAACCCTCCCACAGAATTAAAGAGCTGATGAAAGACTCCGTGTCTGGTTCAACTAGAGCTACGTATAATTCCGGTTATCAAGCCTTTCTAAAGTTTAACCGTATGAACAACCTGTGCGACAATGTGTCAGAATCTACTTTAATGCAATTCGTCACCTACTGCTACGATTCCATGCATCTGTCGTACCAAACCATCAAAATTTATCTATGTGGGATCCGACATCATCTTACCCTGCTTAGTAAACATAATCCATTCACCGATTCAGCAGAAAATCTACCAAGATTGCACATGCTACTGAACGGAATTAAAAGACAAAGTCAATCTTTCCAACCAAGCCGACAACCGATTACTTTCCCAGTATTAACTGACTTGTGCAACATACTTCAAAATGGagttttttcaaaatacatggaTACGTTGATGACAACAGTGTGTGTAGTCGCTTTCTTTGGTTTCCTTAGATGTGCAGAATTTACATGCAAAACATCTTTTGACCCTTTCGTGAATCTGTGTTTAAATGATGTGCAATTTTACAACGACCATGCTGTTCTTTTTCTTAAACAATCCAAGACCGATCCTTTTCGAAAAGGAGTTGCAATcaagttgtttaaaaatcatacCAAGTTGTGTCCGTTCGAACAACTAAAGAGCTACTTGTATGCAAGAAACATCATTTTCGATCCAAAAGTGCATATTCCCTTGTTCATAACAGAGAATGGAAGTGCCCTCAATAGGTGTAACTTTTTGTCTATGCTGAAGGAAATTGTAAAGCGCACCAACCATGCCGACAGCCACATCACTGGACATTCATTCCGTATCGGTGCTGCCTCATCTGCAGCAAAAGCGCGTATCGAAGATCATCTCATCAAATCCTTAGGAAGGTGGACTTCTGATTCTTATGTGCGATATATTAGAACACCAGACTCTGCTATTAAACATGCTCAACAGTCTATGATCCATGTCAGCTGA